DNA from Phragmites australis chromosome 16, lpPhrAust1.1, whole genome shotgun sequence:
CGATACTCCCCTGACACCTCCACATCTTCATATCTTAAGTTAATGGTTAATATTATCATAtccaatatttttatttttatttaactcacggTCACTTAGCTACAGAGTATGGTTCGTAAGAAACAAATTACGAGGaacgaaaaagaaaaggaaaaaatagctATTGGGCCTAATGGGCCATGCGATCTGAGTCGACCCATTGGAAGCGTGCGCGATGAAGCAACCTCATCGTCGCCGTCTCCAAAGCCGaacccatcccatcccatccccgacgaaggagaaggagagacAAGCATGGGGCGGAAGCGGAAGGAGTTGCTGTCGTCGGCGCCGTGGCGGacgggggaggcggcggaggacgacGAGGCCGCCAGGCTGAGCCGCGAGGGGAAGGTCAGCGTCACCAGCAACCCTGGCGAGACGCCCACCATGAACGTGCCCCGCACTAGGCGTCAGGACCTCGACCTCGCCGTCGACGACTTCGACGAGGAGGAGATCGACCCCGAGCTGCGCTACTCCTTCCAGCGGAACAGCAGGGTATggcctcccctccccgcccaACACTTCCcaatcttttccttttatttcccCCCTTCCTCGGCGCCCTTCTTTGTTTTCCTTCCTCAACCTTTTCGTTTTAGAAAGTTCATGAAATATTTCATACTATTGAATgactttttgaaaaaaaaaaggatttatgTGCGTGCGGCTGTGCGCTCTAGGTGTTGATGGCCTCTTTGCTTGCTAACGTTGCAACTGTAATGGAATTATTCGCCGCTGGGAGAACAATTGGCAGCTCAGAATTCTAAAATGATGAGTAATGCTGAGAAAATAGACAAAGAGAGTTTTGTTTTTCTAATATAGACGCAGTGCAAACATCTAAACTTTATTGGCGGAAAAACACCGGGTTATGCTTAATTGTGTCCTCACCTTCTTAACCACAAGAATTGAAAAGAAGAGATATACCAGGTTCTCGAGAAAGCATTGCAAGCTTATTAATCGCATTCGCCTGAGAAaccatacatgcatgtatttgtaTCCCTTGTAACGTTTAACTATAATTTGCTCTCATGTCACAGTTTCCATCATCTTACAagtgtataatttttttattttttatttttttttgctcaAGATAGTGTTACACTGAAAAAAAGTTCTCTTAGAACATGTGGTATTGCTTCTCtgctatatttattttatctaCGTGTTTCATGTGTCTTGCCATCATCAATGGTGCGGTAACAATTGAGAAAAAGGTGTGCCCATCATCCTCTACCATAGCGTTGTATTTGTTGCAGTTAACATCAGACATTTATGCTGGCTTGTTCATCATAGTAATCT
Protein-coding regions in this window:
- the LOC133895294 gene encoding uncharacterized protein LOC133895294, with translation MGRKRKELLSSAPWRTGEAAEDDEAARLSREGKVSVTSNPGETPTMNVPRTRRQDLDLAVDDFDEEEIDPELRYSFQRNSRFLKRVFSVDTLVKPLPPVMAYSVSRNVNFFFRIFTQFWDEEGIANAQKSLGLGNDDGSRRMR